The sequence below is a genomic window from Nostoc flagelliforme CCNUN1.
ATATTAGTTTCAAAGACCAAATTGAACATTACTGCTTCGTAGCCAAGGTTTGCTGCTATCAAGAGCATTGCCTCTCCCATGAACCGCCCGATCCCCTGACCGCGTAACTCAGGTTGTACAATAAAACCAGCGTTGCAAATATGGCAACACCGACCGGGGAAGTTTGGTTTTAAATAAAACGCCCCTAATATTTCTTTTGGTTTGTGTGTAGCATCTTGAACAGATGTCCTGACAACAAAGGCATCCTTACTCAACCAGTAAGCTAAAAATTCTGCCTGAGATAGAGGTTCCTTTTGGGGATAAGTTTTACCTTCAACAATTACAACATTGAGTAATGCTCTAACAACCTCCTGTTCTTGAGGATGCATATAATCTAGTTCAACTATTATCCCGTTTTTTTAAAATTTAATTAAGGGAAAAATCATTATTAATAATATTAATTTGAGATAAATTAATTATATTATAATTTTTAGCTAAAAAATCTTCTTAAGAAGATGCTAAAAGTAGAATAATTGCGGTTTTGATTCTTTAATTTTGGGAAATCTGAGTAGTTAGCAAATGGCGATTTTACACTGTAATTGGTTATTAAAAAATCAAAATGGTTGTTTATTTATTTGGGGAGAAACTTGGCGATCGCCACGAGTGAATTTCGAGCCTAATGGTTCTGGAGATATACCATTACATCCATTGGCGATGACATCAGTTGAGTTGAATGAGTGGTTGCGATCGCAGAACATGGCGATTACCAACTTTATGCAGCAAGCTCAAGTAGCGATGCCTGCGGCAAGCAAAGCGATCGCTACAACTGGACGAACGCGCAAAGCCGCCACTAACACTGAGATCAGTTTACCAACGCATTCGCAAATCATTGCCTTACCAACTTATATTCCAGAAGGCAGCAACGAAGAAACAACAGCGATTTTCCCTGTACATTCTGCCAGTTTGGGGTTAGACATAGACTCTCCGCAATATTTGCAACCGTGGCGAGTTGAAGGTTTTTGTCTCAACCCCAGCGAAGCAGTAAAATTTCTCGCTGCTGTTCCCTTAAATGCTGCTAAAGGAGAAGATGCCTTTTTAGGAGGAGATTTACGTTTTTGGTCGCAAGTTGCCCGATGGAGTTTAGATTTAATCTCACGGTGTAAGTTTTTACCAACAATTGACCGACAATCAGATGGTGCATTTACCGCTAAGTGGCAAGTACTTCTAGACAGTGCTGTAGATGGAACCCGTCTAGAAAGATTTTCTGCGAATATGCCGTTGGTTTGTCGTACTTATCAAGAGGGAGTGGGGACTTGTACTGAGCGACTTGTGCCGAGCGAAGCCGAGGTAAGCCGAAGTAGTGGGGAGTGGGGAGTGGGAAGAGATGAGGGAGTAAGATCCTCCTCATCGCCTCACCTAGCAGTAAACTTCCCTACCGAACCTCAAGAATTGTTGCTGGGATTTCTTAACAGTACGATAGATGCCCAAGTGCGAGGGATGGCAGGTTCTCAGCCTGCAATGGAAGCTAAGACGATCGCATCTTTACCAGGTGGGGTGCGACAGTGGTTGCAAGCCTTAACTAGTGCATCTGGTACAGCTAATGCAGATGCAATTGAAGTGGAACGGTTGGAAGCGGCATTAAAGGCTTGGACTATGCCGCTACAATACCAATTAACTCTTAAAACTTTATTTCGTACCTGTTTTCAATTGCGTTCTCCAGAGTCTGGCGAAACAGATTGGACATTGGCGTATTATTTGCAAGCGGCAGACGATCCTGAGTTTTTGGTGGATGCGGCAACTATTTGGAACAATCCAGTTGAACGATTGGTTTATGAAAATCGGACAATTGAGCAACCACAGGAAACATTTTTGCGAGGTTTGGGGCTAGCTTCCCGATTATATCCAGCGATCGCACCCAGTTTTGAAACCGAATATCCCCAATTTTCTCGGATTACCCCCATGCAAGCTTATGAGTTTATCAAAGCTGTAGCTTGGAGGTTAGAAGACAGTGGTTTAGGAGTAATTTTGCCTCCTAGTTTAGCGAACCGCGAAGGATGGGCGAACCGTTTGGGTTTGAAAATTACTGCCGAAACCCCAAAGAAAAAGCAGGGACGTTTAGGATTGCAAAGTCTACTGAATTTCCAATGGCAATTGGCAATTGGTGGACAAACTATTTCTAAAGCTGAGTTTGATAAACTTGTGGCTTTAAATAGTCCGCTAGTAGAAATTAACGGCGAGTGGGTGGAATTGCGACCCCAGGATATCAAAACAGCCCAAACTTTTTTTACCACTCGCAAAGACCAAATGGCGCTTTCCCTGGAAGATGCCTTGCGTTTCAGTACAGGGGATACCCAGGTAATTGAAAAATTACCAGTAGTTAGCTTTGAGACATCTGGGGCATTGCAAGAGTTGATTGGGGCGCTAAACAATAATCAAGCGATCGCACCTTTGCCGACACCAGCAGCCTTTAAAGGACAGTTGCGACCTTATCAAGAACGTGGTGCTGCTTGGCTATCCTTCTTGGAACGTTGGGGCTTAGGAGCGTGTCTCGCCGACGATATGGGACTCGGTAAATGCGTAGCAAATGATACCTTAGTAAATGTAAATGGATTGTTACGCACAGCCGAGACAATCTGGACAACTCACGCTGGAGAAACAGAGTTTGACGGTGAAGGATTTTGGGCTAACCCCACAAAGCAATTACTAGTTAATTCCATAGATGAAAAAACTGGCAAAATTGTCCAGGCTAATGTTAGGCGGTTGTATCGGCAGCAAGTCTGCGAGAAATTACGAAAAATTACCTTAGAAGACGGTAATAGTATCACTATCACTCATCGTCATAAGTTACTAACAAGTAAAGGTTGGACAAATAATTTACAGGTGGGCGATTACGTTTGTGTACCAGGTAAAATGCTCTGGAATGGACAACCACAAGACCCTGATTTAGTCAAGTTTCTTGCTTGGCAGATTGCTGAAGGGCATGAACTACCCGATGTGGGAAGAGTCACAATATCCCAAAAAGACACCAAAGTATTAGAGGATCTACTCCAGATTTGCCAACGCATTCAAAACCGCTATAACCTCAAAATTAACAGCCCTAATATCTCTACCTTCCCTAACAGAGTTTCTGCTCTTCGAGTTAACAGCCAAGCCTATCGGGAATTCTTAGAAGCTAAAGGTTATGTTTGGGGTAAGCTCTCGGCAGAAAAATCTATTCCGCCCTTCATTATGCAGGCAGATTTGGATAGTGTGCGGATATTTTTACAAAATTATTTTGATGCTGAATCTGCTGTTGTTTTGAGTATGGTAAGTATCGAAATTGCTACAGCTTCAGCTTTACTGATTCAGCAACTTTCTGCACTGTTGCGGCGCTTCGGCATTTGGTTGCGAATATCGCCCAAACTGAAGTGTGCCACGAATGGAACTCGTACTTTACGCACCTACTATATTGGTGTAATAGGAGGAAATTCTGCCCGCAGATTTTTGCAAGAAATTGGTTTTAATAACTCAGAAAAACAGAACAAATTAGAACAAATTTGTCAACTGGTCAGCAACACAAATATTGAAGGAATTCCTGCTTCTGATATTGTTGCTCAAACAGTCAGGGCTACAGGGCTACCGTTGCGGCATTTTGGGATGCACAACACTGTTTACATTAATGGTTCACAGCAATTTTCTAGAGATAGCTTACAGCGAGTAATAGCTGGGATGAGCCAGATGATTAGTGGAGAAGCCCAAGAACAGTATCAGCTACTAAAACCTTCTAAGTGGACAACTCAAACTTTGTCAGCATATAGCAACCTAGATGTAGAACAGTTGAGCTTAACAAGACAATCTTTGCAATGTCTTCTCGACCAAGAGGTATTTTATTGCCGGATAGAATCAATAGAAGAGATAGATTATGATGGATGGGTTTATGACTTTGAAGTTAGCGAACATCATAATTTTGTCGCTAACAATATTATTTGCCATAACACTGTCCAGTTCATTGCTTTTCTGCTGCACTTGAAAGAACAGGATGCACTAGAAAATCCAACACTATTAGTTTGTCCAACTTCTGTTTTAGGCAACTGGGAAAGGGAAGTAAATAAATTTGCACCAAGCCTGAAAATTTTGCAATATCACGGTGACAAACGCCCAAAAGGTAAAGCCTTTTTAGAAGCAGTGAAAAAGCATGATTTAATCGTTACCAGCTACTCACTGCTTCATCGAGATATCAAGTCATTGCAAAGTGTCTATTGGCAGATAATTGTTTTAGATGAAGCCCAGAATGTGAAAAATCCAGAGGCGAAGCAGTCAAAAGCAGTTCGGGAATTAGAAGCGACATTTCGCATTGCATTGACGGGGACACCAGTAGAAAATAGACTGCAAGAACTCTGGTCTATTTTGGATTTTCTCAATCCAGGGTATTTAGGCAATAAGCAATTTTTTCAGCGTCGGTTTGCCATGCCAATTGAGAAGTATGGTGATACGGCTTCTTTGACTCAATTACGTTCATTAGTTCAACCATTTATACTGCGGCGATTGAAAAGCGATCGCGACATCATTCAAGACTTACCAGATAAGCAAGAAATGACCGTATTTTGTGGTCTGACTGGTGAACAAGCCGCACTTTATCAACAAGTTGTAGAACAATCTTTAGTAGAGATAGAATCTGCTGAAGGATTGCAACGCCGGGGGATGATTTTAGCTTTGTTAATCAAACTCAAACAAATCTGCAATCACCCAGCACAATACTTGAAACAGGCGACATTAGAGCAACATAATTCAGCCAAACTTCTGCGGCTAGAAGAAATGTTAGAAGAAGTGTTAGCAGAAAGCGATCGCGCTTTAATCTTCACACAATTTGCTGAGTGGGGTAAATTACTTAAACCCTATTTAGAAAAACAGCTAGGACGAGAAATATTCTTTTTATATGGCAGCACCAGCAAAAAACAACGTGAGGAAATGATCGACCGTTTCCAACACGATCCTCAAGGGCCACCCATTATGATTCTTTCTCTAAAAGCCGGTGGTGTCGGACTGAATTTAACACGAGCAAATCATGTATTCCACTTTGATAGATGGTGGAATCCAGCCGTGGAAAATCAAGCCACAGATAGAGTATTTCGGATTGGTCAAACCCGGAATGTGCAAGTACATAAATTTGTCTGCACAGGCACTTTAGAAGAAAAAATTCATGACATGATTGAAAGTAAGAAACAACTAGCTGAACAAGTTGTAGGTGCTGGTGAAGAATGGTTGACAGAACTGGATACAGACCAACTTCGTAACTTACTAATACTTGATCGCAGTGCAGTAATTGACGATGATGCAGAATAAGTTTTTAGTAAGGACATTAGTCCTTGATTTGAGCGCTAAACCGCTCACTACGAACCCGTCAAAATTAGCGAGGCACATTACCAAGTTTTTGAATTAATTATGACTAATTACACATTACAAGCAAGTCGAGAATGGTGGTCACAACAATGGCTAGATTTACTAGATTCTTATCGTTTTAAAAAGCGTTTAGAACGTGCTAGAAACTATGCTCGTCAAGGAAATGTTTTGAGCATTGAATTTAAAGGTGCAAAAGTATTAGCTAGAGTGCAAGGTAGTGAAGTAGAACCTTATAAAGTTTCTCTTTCCCTGGAACCATTTAGCGATGAACAGTGGGGTTATGTAATTGAAACCATGTCCCAAAGGGCAATTTTTGCTGCCAAGCTACTAGCAGGAGAAATGCCACAAAATATAGAAGAAGTATTTACCGCAAATGGTCTTTCGATATTTCCATTTACTCTTGGTGATGTCCAGAGTAAATGCTCTTGTCCTGATAAAGCAAATCCCTGTAAACACATTGGTGCGCTGTACTATCAGTTAGGCGATCGCTTTAGTGAAGACCCTTTTGTACTATTTCAATTGCGCGGACGCACCAAAGAGCAAATTATCAGCGATTTACGTCAATTACGTAGTGCCAAAATTCAACCAAATACCATAGAAACGCCCGATATTCAAGAGTCAATTTCTAATAACAAATACTCAGTAAAAATTGACTCTTTCTGGCAATACAATGAGCCACTAGAGTCATCATTAGTAGTGATTGCGCCGTCTACTAATGAGATGGTATTAGATGTATTAGGAGCAATCCCTCTAGCGAAGGAAGAGGAAAATGCAGCAAATTCAACTTCCAGTGATGTGGTAATGAAGTCTTTGAATACAGTTTACAGAGATGTGAGCCAGAAGGCTTTTTTAGCAGCAATGAATGTGGGAGGAAGTTGATATTAATTCGTAATTCGTAATTATTTTTCGATTGTTCTAATTTTAGTTTCAAACTAAAGTGCTATAGGACAAAGAGCCATCTGCAAAGATAAAATTCTCAAAGCCCGTAGTAGAGAGTGTAATAACATTTTTATTGTTATTGAAGCTGATGTTAGCTGGGTTTAGGGCATTGCCGGAAATTACACCAGAAAAAGTGAGTTCAGAGCGATTGAAAGCACTGAGGTCTAATGTGTCAAAAGCTTTTCCACCATCCACAGTCCCAGCACCAAACCCTTTGAAGTAGTCATTTCCAGTGCCTTTTAAAAGATTTTCAAACTGTTGCCAGCTAATGTCTAAAGCATTACTCGGTCTGCTCGATTCTTGGCGACTGCCATTGTTACGCCTTCAGAATGTTTTATTGTCCAAACTCAAGCCTAGCCTGTTCTACCAAATCTGCTGTCACAATCTCTTGTCCTGCTTCACGAGCTAGTTGTTCAATTCTGGCTTTCGCTTGAGAGCGGACAAAAAAGGGAATATTCTGTAACTTTTCTTTAGCTTCAGATGTCCATCGCAAAGCATCAATAAAATTAGAGTGGCTCATAGTATTAATTCCTTTGGTAAGTCGCTCACTTTAATCAATAGATGACTAATTTTCTTATAAAAAAAGCCCTTGCTTTTATGCAAGAGCCTCTA
It includes:
- a CDS encoding GNAT family N-acetyltransferase, which translates into the protein MHPQEQEVVRALLNVVIVEGKTYPQKEPLSQAEFLAYWLSKDAFVVRTSVQDATHKPKEILGAFYLKPNFPGRCCHICNAGFIVQPELRGQGIGRFMGEAMLLIAANLGYEAVMFNLVFETNIPSITLWQSLGFEIIGRIPRAAKLGDEQVVDALMMYRGLG
- a CDS encoding SNF2-related protein; the encoded protein is MAILHCNWLLKNQNGCLFIWGETWRSPRVNFEPNGSGDIPLHPLAMTSVELNEWLRSQNMAITNFMQQAQVAMPAASKAIATTGRTRKAATNTEISLPTHSQIIALPTYIPEGSNEETTAIFPVHSASLGLDIDSPQYLQPWRVEGFCLNPSEAVKFLAAVPLNAAKGEDAFLGGDLRFWSQVARWSLDLISRCKFLPTIDRQSDGAFTAKWQVLLDSAVDGTRLERFSANMPLVCRTYQEGVGTCTERLVPSEAEVSRSSGEWGVGRDEGVRSSSSPHLAVNFPTEPQELLLGFLNSTIDAQVRGMAGSQPAMEAKTIASLPGGVRQWLQALTSASGTANADAIEVERLEAALKAWTMPLQYQLTLKTLFRTCFQLRSPESGETDWTLAYYLQAADDPEFLVDAATIWNNPVERLVYENRTIEQPQETFLRGLGLASRLYPAIAPSFETEYPQFSRITPMQAYEFIKAVAWRLEDSGLGVILPPSLANREGWANRLGLKITAETPKKKQGRLGLQSLLNFQWQLAIGGQTISKAEFDKLVALNSPLVEINGEWVELRPQDIKTAQTFFTTRKDQMALSLEDALRFSTGDTQVIEKLPVVSFETSGALQELIGALNNNQAIAPLPTPAAFKGQLRPYQERGAAWLSFLERWGLGACLADDMGLGKCVANDTLVNVNGLLRTAETIWTTHAGETEFDGEGFWANPTKQLLVNSIDEKTGKIVQANVRRLYRQQVCEKLRKITLEDGNSITITHRHKLLTSKGWTNNLQVGDYVCVPGKMLWNGQPQDPDLVKFLAWQIAEGHELPDVGRVTISQKDTKVLEDLLQICQRIQNRYNLKINSPNISTFPNRVSALRVNSQAYREFLEAKGYVWGKLSAEKSIPPFIMQADLDSVRIFLQNYFDAESAVVLSMVSIEIATASALLIQQLSALLRRFGIWLRISPKLKCATNGTRTLRTYYIGVIGGNSARRFLQEIGFNNSEKQNKLEQICQLVSNTNIEGIPASDIVAQTVRATGLPLRHFGMHNTVYINGSQQFSRDSLQRVIAGMSQMISGEAQEQYQLLKPSKWTTQTLSAYSNLDVEQLSLTRQSLQCLLDQEVFYCRIESIEEIDYDGWVYDFEVSEHHNFVANNIICHNTVQFIAFLLHLKEQDALENPTLLVCPTSVLGNWEREVNKFAPSLKILQYHGDKRPKGKAFLEAVKKHDLIVTSYSLLHRDIKSLQSVYWQIIVLDEAQNVKNPEAKQSKAVRELEATFRIALTGTPVENRLQELWSILDFLNPGYLGNKQFFQRRFAMPIEKYGDTASLTQLRSLVQPFILRRLKSDRDIIQDLPDKQEMTVFCGLTGEQAALYQQVVEQSLVEIESAEGLQRRGMILALLIKLKQICNHPAQYLKQATLEQHNSAKLLRLEEMLEEVLAESDRALIFTQFAEWGKLLKPYLEKQLGREIFFLYGSTSKKQREEMIDRFQHDPQGPPIMILSLKAGGVGLNLTRANHVFHFDRWWNPAVENQATDRVFRIGQTRNVQVHKFVCTGTLEEKIHDMIESKKQLAEQVVGAGEEWLTELDTDQLRNLLILDRSAVIDDDAE
- a CDS encoding SWIM zinc finger family protein → MTNYTLQASREWWSQQWLDLLDSYRFKKRLERARNYARQGNVLSIEFKGAKVLARVQGSEVEPYKVSLSLEPFSDEQWGYVIETMSQRAIFAAKLLAGEMPQNIEEVFTANGLSIFPFTLGDVQSKCSCPDKANPCKHIGALYYQLGDRFSEDPFVLFQLRGRTKEQIISDLRQLRSAKIQPNTIETPDIQESISNNKYSVKIDSFWQYNEPLESSLVVIAPSTNEMVLDVLGAIPLAKEEENAANSTSSDVVMKSLNTVYRDVSQKAFLAAMNVGGS
- a CDS encoding PCP reductase family protein, coding for MSHSNFIDALRWTSEAKEKLQNIPFFVRSQAKARIEQLAREAGQEIVTADLVEQARLEFGQ